In one window of Pseudobdellovibrionaceae bacterium DNA:
- the rlmB gene encoding 23S rRNA (guanosine(2251)-2'-O)-methyltransferase RlmB encodes MAKRNRPSGKNHRIRSPKVGREVPGIHSAKEALKVRPQEVLELLLVQGWENHPELSECESLARGHRMPTKVVSASVLDRICSTHQGVVARVASSPKFDWPEELTQEDSAAYGRTYLALDGITDPQNLGAIMRTAWLMGVQGVFLPERRAAHLTPAAIKVASGGAEHVPVEVVDSLPKALETLKNKGFWVYGLSAEGAVGLWQQEFAADSVIVVGAEDRGLRPGVEKICDQLVSIPQVDVNASYNASVAAALVMAEVTRQRKNR; translated from the coding sequence TTGGCAAAACGAAATCGGCCTTCGGGAAAAAATCATCGTATCCGTTCGCCAAAAGTCGGGCGGGAAGTGCCAGGAATTCATTCAGCGAAAGAGGCACTGAAGGTACGGCCACAGGAGGTTTTGGAACTCCTTTTGGTGCAGGGCTGGGAAAATCACCCCGAGTTAAGCGAGTGTGAGAGTTTGGCCAGAGGCCACCGGATGCCAACGAAAGTGGTATCGGCGAGTGTACTAGACCGTATATGCAGTACTCACCAAGGTGTTGTTGCGCGAGTGGCCTCTTCGCCGAAGTTTGATTGGCCGGAGGAGCTGACTCAAGAGGATTCTGCGGCCTATGGGCGCACCTATTTGGCTCTTGATGGCATCACCGATCCCCAAAATTTAGGAGCCATCATGCGCACGGCTTGGTTGATGGGGGTTCAGGGGGTATTTTTGCCTGAGCGGCGGGCAGCTCACTTGACTCCGGCAGCTATAAAAGTGGCCAGCGGCGGTGCCGAGCATGTACCTGTTGAAGTGGTCGACTCACTTCCTAAGGCCCTTGAAACACTTAAGAATAAAGGGTTTTGGGTTTATGGACTGTCTGCCGAGGGGGCCGTTGGCCTTTGGCAGCAAGAGTTTGCCGCGGATTCGGTGATAGTCGTGGGCGCTGAGGATCGAGGGTTAAGACCGGGTGTAGAAAAAATCTGTGATCAACTGGTGTCGATACCACAGGTCGATGTGAACGCCAGTTATAATGCCTCCGTGGCAGCCGCATTGGTCATGGCAGAAGTCACTCGTCAGCGGAAAAACCGCTAA
- a CDS encoding response regulator has protein sequence MRDSKGNDVKAPARNERVLTFAVFFSLASSALLAGLLYSNHPHLGSIAPYAYALITVSAMGLFITLLAQGHEEAESTEAPLERNLLLPGPSHTATSSTDQHLILQLIPRLRRPLNGIMASLQLRNPGEPLDPEMAEIIDYCSQTIVRQLEDAQLVAEIESGGIDYHKTVFNLKDCVQESIDLVSGESDKEIGFEIEFAEETPKYIETYLEPLQLLLDNIIDNAEQFTESGLIKIAATGATLETPQLTVTVRDTGIGMTPAQINEALRGVLHNGSERGDHFGKTGVGFSIVHSILKKVNGKIWIESEPQFGTLVGFTIPARPGKQQDSHQEVVIDLPKTPELQNAVPKILVVDDEPFARTVTAKGLSHLGYECRQASSGKEALEILLQDSFDLVLMDINMPGMDGWETTQAIKDVLPVEKHPYIMALTSHTRAQDRKRSFDLGMDDFLCKPVDFKRLEQKLQTLGLVAPQEPHQDGFKAAK, from the coding sequence ATGCGCGACAGTAAAGGAAACGACGTGAAGGCTCCAGCCCGAAATGAACGGGTGCTCACCTTTGCTGTGTTCTTTTCGCTAGCGAGCTCGGCGCTGCTTGCGGGTTTACTCTACTCAAACCACCCTCATCTCGGCTCCATTGCCCCTTACGCTTACGCCTTGATCACTGTTTCGGCTATGGGACTATTTATTACTCTGCTGGCACAAGGCCATGAGGAAGCTGAATCGACCGAGGCCCCACTTGAAAGAAATTTACTTTTACCCGGACCGAGCCATACCGCTACCTCATCCACAGATCAGCATTTGATTTTGCAGCTCATTCCGCGATTGAGACGTCCACTTAACGGCATTATGGCCTCATTGCAGTTGAGAAATCCTGGCGAACCTCTTGATCCTGAAATGGCTGAAATCATTGATTACTGTAGCCAAACTATTGTGCGCCAACTTGAAGACGCTCAATTGGTGGCCGAGATAGAATCAGGCGGCATCGACTACCACAAAACCGTGTTCAACCTCAAAGATTGCGTTCAGGAATCCATCGACTTGGTTTCCGGCGAGAGTGACAAGGAAATTGGTTTTGAAATTGAATTTGCAGAGGAAACTCCAAAATATATTGAAACCTATTTAGAGCCCCTACAACTTCTGCTAGACAACATAATAGATAACGCCGAACAGTTCACTGAATCTGGACTGATTAAAATTGCAGCTACAGGTGCGACGTTAGAAACTCCTCAGTTGACAGTCACTGTGCGAGACACAGGTATTGGAATGACTCCTGCTCAAATCAACGAAGCCTTGCGTGGAGTATTGCACAATGGTTCTGAAAGAGGGGACCACTTCGGAAAAACGGGTGTGGGGTTTTCCATTGTTCACTCCATTTTGAAAAAAGTTAACGGCAAAATCTGGATTGAGAGCGAACCTCAGTTTGGTACACTCGTTGGATTTACCATACCTGCACGGCCAGGCAAACAACAAGACTCTCACCAAGAAGTTGTGATTGATCTGCCAAAAACACCCGAGCTGCAAAACGCTGTTCCGAAAATACTGGTGGTTGATGACGAACCCTTTGCGCGAACAGTAACAGCGAAAGGTCTTTCACATTTGGGATATGAATGTCGGCAGGCCTCCAGTGGAAAAGAGGCCCTTGAAATTCTATTGCAAGATTCGTTTGACCTCGTATTGATGGATATCAATATGCCAGGCATGGACGGATGGGAAACCACCCAGGCCATAAAAGATGTCCTGCCGGTGGAAAAACATCCCTACATCATGGCGCTGACATCACACACCCGAGCCCAAGACCGCAAACGCAGTTTTGACCTGGGTATGGATGATTTTTTGTGTAAACCTGTGGACTTCAAACGACTCGAACAGAAGCTTCAAACCTTGGGTCTCGTGGCTCCCCAGGAGCCCCATCAAGATGGCTTTAAAGCCGCAAAGTAA
- the pyrF gene encoding orotidine-5'-phosphate decarboxylase, with translation MSLAQKLAPYVGGFKVGPRLVMRYGDQFIHDLAALGPIFVDNKYHDIPSVVEHSVRATFAAGASFCTVHAAIGMPAMKRLYEVEEELNQQRYFKILAVTVLTSFSENELPVNWMNVSLFDHVKMLAETVVESGLTGLVCSAHEVTQLKEMFPQLYLVTPGIRFLNEGQGDQKRVMSPQKALAAGASALVVGRPLCQASDPVAAAKSYFAALKPS, from the coding sequence ATGTCGCTGGCTCAGAAGTTGGCCCCCTATGTGGGCGGTTTTAAAGTTGGTCCGCGGTTGGTTATGCGATATGGGGATCAATTTATTCATGACCTTGCGGCACTTGGGCCTATTTTTGTGGATAACAAATATCATGATATTCCCTCGGTAGTGGAGCATTCGGTGCGAGCCACTTTTGCTGCCGGCGCTAGTTTTTGTACGGTGCATGCCGCGATCGGAATGCCCGCGATGAAGCGGCTTTATGAGGTAGAAGAAGAGCTGAATCAACAGCGCTACTTCAAGATTTTGGCTGTGACCGTTTTAACCAGCTTTTCTGAAAATGAACTGCCAGTAAATTGGATGAATGTGTCACTATTTGATCATGTGAAGATGCTTGCAGAAACCGTCGTTGAATCTGGGCTCACAGGTTTGGTGTGTTCGGCCCACGAGGTGACTCAATTAAAAGAAATGTTTCCGCAGTTGTATCTAGTCACCCCTGGAATACGATTTTTGAATGAAGGTCAGGGCGATCAGAAGCGAGTGATGAGTCCGCAAAAAGCTTTGGCCGCGGGGGCTTCTGCTCTTGTGGTTGGCCGACCACTATGTCAGGCCTCAGATCCTGTTGCAGCAGCAAAATCTTACTTTGCGGCTTTAAAGCCATCTTGA
- a CDS encoding proline--tRNA ligase: protein MKWSQGYLFTLKETPADAEVPSHQLMVRGGYIRKLAQGIFTYGPLALRSIRKFEGIVREELDKRGCLELLMPMVQPREIWEETGRWKEMGAGLLKFKNRTGQDWCLGATHEEVITDYVRGDIKSYRDLPVNLYQIQTKFRDEIRPRFGLMRGREFIMKDAYSFDRTREEAELSYEKMYQAYSAIFSRLGVKFNVVAADSGNIGGNKSQEFHILADSGEDQLLVAEDGSFAANVEVCPVTAPQGELSRDNMLAIELFATPGVKTIGELSQFTGLPEGQLVKTMFFDVSDGDGSLKPAAVLLCGSDEVNPVKLKNLLGLSNPPLLLTDEEVHKVTGAWPGSCGPVGLSIPIYGDSGVAPLKNYVVGANEDGKHMKNVNHSRDFEFTKVADLRMARDGDIGPTGVPLKSYRGIEVGHIFYLGQKYSRAMQAQFLDSEGQLHPIEMGCYGIGISRTVQAVIEQCHDKDGIVWPLSIAPYSVHICLLDPDDESVKGVADNLYDQLNQMGVDCLMDDRNERPGVKFKDADLLGMPIRVTVGGRGVAAGEVEVVLRKTKDQTKVKITEATAYVVSLIEQQRKESIS from the coding sequence ATGAAGTGGTCGCAGGGATATTTATTTACATTAAAAGAAACGCCAGCAGATGCGGAGGTACCAAGTCACCAGTTGATGGTTCGAGGCGGTTATATACGAAAGTTGGCTCAAGGGATTTTTACCTACGGCCCATTGGCGCTAAGATCCATTCGAAAATTTGAAGGCATTGTGCGTGAAGAGCTCGATAAGCGGGGCTGTTTGGAGCTTCTAATGCCTATGGTGCAGCCGCGTGAAATTTGGGAAGAAACGGGCCGCTGGAAAGAAATGGGCGCCGGTTTATTAAAGTTTAAAAATCGCACGGGGCAAGATTGGTGTTTGGGCGCCACCCACGAAGAAGTCATTACTGACTATGTGCGTGGTGATATTAAGAGTTATCGAGACTTGCCAGTGAACCTTTACCAGATTCAAACCAAGTTTCGTGATGAAATTCGTCCTCGCTTTGGTCTCATGCGCGGCCGTGAATTCATCATGAAAGATGCTTATAGCTTTGATCGAACTCGCGAAGAAGCTGAACTTTCCTATGAAAAGATGTACCAGGCTTATTCGGCTATTTTCTCAAGGCTTGGCGTGAAGTTTAATGTGGTTGCCGCTGACTCAGGGAACATTGGTGGCAACAAATCCCAAGAGTTTCACATTTTAGCCGACAGTGGAGAAGATCAGCTGTTGGTTGCAGAAGATGGTAGCTTTGCCGCAAACGTTGAAGTTTGTCCGGTAACGGCCCCACAAGGCGAGCTGAGCCGCGACAATATGCTCGCGATCGAATTATTTGCAACTCCCGGTGTGAAAACCATTGGAGAGTTGTCTCAGTTTACGGGATTGCCCGAGGGACAACTGGTGAAAACAATGTTTTTCGATGTGAGTGATGGTGACGGCAGTTTAAAGCCGGCGGCGGTACTTCTTTGCGGGTCCGACGAGGTCAATCCCGTGAAACTAAAAAATTTGTTGGGTCTGTCAAATCCGCCATTACTACTTACGGATGAAGAGGTTCACAAGGTCACCGGAGCTTGGCCCGGGAGTTGTGGTCCTGTGGGCTTAAGCATACCCATTTATGGTGATAGTGGAGTGGCTCCGCTTAAAAATTACGTTGTGGGAGCCAACGAAGATGGCAAACATATGAAGAACGTGAACCATTCTCGAGACTTTGAATTTACTAAGGTGGCGGATTTACGGATGGCGCGAGATGGGGATATTGGTCCAACGGGTGTGCCCTTAAAATCCTATCGCGGCATTGAAGTGGGTCATATTTTTTACTTGGGTCAAAAATATTCGCGGGCTATGCAGGCTCAATTTCTTGATTCAGAAGGGCAGTTACATCCCATAGAAATGGGTTGCTATGGCATTGGAATTTCACGAACGGTGCAAGCGGTCATTGAACAGTGTCACGACAAAGACGGCATTGTGTGGCCGCTTTCAATTGCGCCTTATTCGGTTCATATTTGCTTACTGGACCCTGATGATGAAAGCGTAAAAGGCGTGGCGGATAATTTATATGATCAACTGAACCAAATGGGCGTTGATTGCTTGATGGATGATCGCAACGAGAGACCCGGCGTTAAGTTTAAGGATGCCGACCTGTTGGGTATGCCCATTCGCGTGACCGTTGGTGGTCGTGGAGTGGCCGCTGGGGAAGTGGAAGTGGTTTTGCGAAAAACAAAAGACCAAACAAAAGTTAAGATTACCGAAGCCACTGCCTATGTGGTCAGCTTGATAGAACAACAACGTAAGGAATCCATATCGTGA
- a CDS encoding sigma-54-dependent Fis family transcriptional regulator, with protein sequence MNVKNNRVLIIDDERAICEVLSASLRDEGFVVETASNGEAGLAAIEKFNPAVVLLDIWMPGNLDGLAVLQKAQPAYPDIEFVMMSGHGTIETAVKATKLGAWDFVEKPLSMDRISILISNILSYQSERREKNALLNKLRKNIALVGESDPMKNLKHMIARVAPTNSWVLITGENGTGKELVAQNIHYLSPRASRSFVEVNCAAIPTELIESELFGYEKGAFTGADTAKRGKFDYADGGTLFLDEIGDMSLEAQAKVLRVLQEQSFTRVGGRESIRVDVRVVAATNKDLVEEMKAGRFREDLYHRLNVIPFRVPALRERRDDVPILVEHFGLQFSHDGGYRKKILSDKAMEKLMQYSWTGNVRELRNFIERIYILIPGDFVDVPELKVAGLVQEVSRVPFDEEVTLREARADFEKDFILQKINENNGNISKTAEIIGIERSYLHRKIKSYGIDI encoded by the coding sequence ATGAATGTGAAAAACAATCGCGTTTTGATAATTGATGATGAGCGTGCCATTTGCGAGGTTTTATCAGCATCTCTTAGAGATGAGGGATTTGTGGTGGAGACGGCCTCTAATGGTGAAGCGGGCTTGGCGGCCATTGAAAAGTTTAATCCGGCGGTGGTGCTGTTAGATATTTGGATGCCTGGCAATCTTGATGGATTGGCCGTTCTACAGAAGGCACAGCCGGCTTATCCCGATATTGAGTTTGTGATGATGTCAGGGCACGGCACGATTGAGACGGCAGTAAAAGCCACAAAATTAGGCGCATGGGATTTTGTAGAAAAACCCCTTTCGATGGATCGAATTTCAATATTGATTTCAAATATTCTCAGCTATCAAAGTGAGCGGCGCGAGAAGAATGCATTGTTAAACAAGCTACGAAAGAACATTGCCTTAGTGGGTGAGAGTGATCCCATGAAAAATCTAAAGCATATGATTGCTAGGGTCGCTCCAACAAATTCATGGGTACTTATTACTGGCGAAAACGGAACAGGCAAAGAGTTGGTCGCTCAGAATATCCACTATTTGAGTCCTCGTGCTAGCCGTTCGTTTGTAGAAGTGAATTGTGCCGCAATCCCCACGGAGCTTATCGAAAGCGAGCTGTTTGGGTATGAGAAGGGGGCCTTTACGGGCGCTGATACGGCCAAACGTGGAAAGTTTGATTATGCTGATGGCGGCACCTTATTTTTAGACGAAATCGGTGACATGAGTCTTGAGGCCCAGGCCAAAGTTTTGCGAGTTCTGCAAGAACAGAGTTTTACTCGTGTCGGGGGACGCGAATCCATTCGGGTGGACGTCCGTGTGGTGGCGGCCACAAATAAAGATCTCGTTGAGGAGATGAAAGCGGGTCGATTTAGAGAGGACTTGTATCATCGGCTAAATGTCATCCCATTTCGTGTTCCCGCGTTGAGGGAGCGTCGAGATGATGTGCCTATTTTGGTGGAGCACTTTGGATTGCAGTTTAGTCATGACGGGGGTTACAGAAAAAAGATTCTCTCCGATAAAGCCATGGAAAAGCTCATGCAATATTCATGGACAGGCAATGTGAGGGAGTTGCGCAATTTTATTGAAAGAATTTATATATTGATACCTGGAGATTTTGTGGACGTACCCGAACTAAAAGTAGCCGGGTTGGTTCAAGAGGTATCCCGTGTGCCCTTTGACGAAGAAGTCACATTGCGAGAAGCACGAGCCGACTTTGAAAAAGACTTTATTTTGCAAAAAATTAATGAAAATAACGGCAATATCAGTAAAACAGCAGAGATCATTGGAATTGAACGCAGTTATCTTCATCGCAAGATTAAATCATACGGAATAGATATTTAG
- a CDS encoding HAMP domain-containing protein, which produces MGDKLSGSGGFIVEPLEKKKRKREFFALIPIGLLFLFLTWVEFKLFGMSRSLPFVHSIFFFGLVNFNIILFLFLMFLIFRNIVKNFAERQGGIIGSTLKNKLIAAFVGFSFVPTALMFLVSVFYINNSFDKWFSDKMSGVLKSSIEVTNAYYVSAKKKNYHFAEIVAKDLEKSSDKDLAGRLKKLRQLYSLDAVEYYPGLFGDRVISQATEAGMPRLPAISLEFLKKGVRQRIDASTIHHFGAGNLVRVVVPAKRFSEEGAVVVSSFIPMSLIAKMDDIAAAYEDFRDIDPLAYPLKSIYLIILFLMTLVILLGGTWFGFYLAKQLSVPLEELGRATKRIAKGDYSTVEKVSGSPEIDQLIENFNRMTRYLESSEKEVTEANANLRKTLAQLDEHSKYIEVVLSNVTTGVISVNNRDCVTMINNHAAKLLEIQAEGFIGRPASEVLSEDHFRIYKEMLGSMKSHKGENIQREVQLNVKGRPVPLQMNLTLLHDQAGRELGRVLVFDDLTVLLNAQRAAAWSEVARRIAHEIKNPLTPIKLAAQRLERKFGEEQKDPAFHESISMIVQQVDDMKNLVNEFSQFARMPKSRPTIANLKQVVDDALVLFREAHKSVAFSVVVDPDLPEFMFDPDQIKRVVTNLVDNAVEATKDLAKPEVSIKINYDSKTKVVKLVTEDNGTGIPRHMMDRIFEPYVTTKDHGTGLGLAIVKRTVEDHNGYIRAFRNQPNGTRIVIELPVVVADTEKQNLAQVLFDSKKLTDQGLDT; this is translated from the coding sequence GTGGGCGATAAGCTAAGCGGAAGTGGCGGTTTTATAGTCGAGCCGCTAGAAAAGAAAAAACGAAAGCGCGAATTTTTCGCGCTGATTCCTATAGGTCTGCTTTTTTTATTTCTCACTTGGGTTGAGTTCAAACTTTTTGGAATGAGTCGGTCTTTGCCATTTGTTCATTCCATATTCTTTTTTGGTCTCGTCAATTTTAATATCATATTATTTTTGTTTCTAATGTTTTTGATCTTCAGAAACATCGTAAAGAACTTTGCTGAGCGACAGGGTGGAATCATCGGCAGCACCCTTAAGAATAAGCTGATTGCCGCTTTTGTGGGGTTTAGTTTTGTCCCAACAGCACTGATGTTTTTAGTTTCGGTTTTTTATATCAATAACAGTTTTGACAAGTGGTTTAGTGATAAGATGTCTGGAGTTTTGAAGAGCTCCATTGAGGTCACAAACGCCTATTACGTTTCCGCAAAAAAGAAAAACTATCATTTTGCAGAAATCGTTGCCAAGGATTTAGAAAAGTCCAGCGACAAAGACCTTGCGGGTCGATTGAAAAAGCTACGGCAGCTTTACAGCCTGGATGCCGTCGAATATTATCCAGGGCTTTTTGGTGATCGAGTTATCTCACAAGCCACAGAAGCGGGTATGCCACGATTGCCGGCCATTTCTCTTGAGTTTTTGAAAAAAGGCGTGCGGCAACGTATAGACGCCAGTACGATCCACCACTTTGGTGCCGGAAACTTGGTGCGCGTGGTTGTTCCTGCAAAGCGGTTCAGCGAAGAAGGCGCGGTGGTCGTGTCGTCTTTTATTCCCATGTCTCTGATTGCCAAGATGGATGATATTGCGGCTGCCTATGAGGATTTTCGCGACATCGATCCGCTGGCCTACCCGCTAAAATCAATTTACCTGATTATATTGTTTCTTATGACTTTGGTGATTTTACTGGGCGGAACATGGTTCGGATTTTATTTGGCCAAACAGTTGAGTGTACCACTTGAAGAACTAGGGCGAGCCACGAAGCGAATTGCCAAGGGCGATTATTCCACAGTTGAAAAGGTTTCTGGATCCCCTGAAATAGATCAGCTCATCGAAAATTTTAACAGAATGACAAGATACCTTGAAAGTTCTGAAAAAGAGGTGACTGAAGCCAATGCAAATTTGAGAAAAACTCTGGCTCAACTAGATGAACACTCAAAGTATATTGAAGTGGTTCTGTCAAATGTCACAACCGGAGTGATTTCGGTTAATAATAGGGATTGTGTGACAATGATCAATAACCATGCGGCTAAGTTGCTTGAAATCCAGGCTGAAGGTTTCATTGGTCGCCCAGCCAGCGAAGTTTTATCAGAAGATCATTTTAGGATTTACAAAGAAATGCTGGGGAGCATGAAAAGTCACAAAGGCGAAAACATTCAGCGTGAAGTACAGCTAAATGTAAAAGGCCGCCCTGTACCCTTGCAAATGAACCTGACATTACTGCACGATCAGGCTGGGCGCGAGCTGGGAAGAGTGTTGGTTTTTGATGACCTAACTGTGTTGTTGAATGCGCAAAGGGCCGCAGCCTGGAGTGAGGTGGCTCGGCGAATAGCTCATGAAATCAAAAATCCGCTAACACCGATAAAGTTGGCCGCCCAGCGTCTGGAGCGAAAATTTGGCGAAGAGCAAAAGGATCCGGCATTTCATGAATCCATCTCAATGATCGTGCAGCAGGTGGATGATATGAAGAATTTGGTCAATGAGTTCAGTCAGTTTGCGAGAATGCCAAAATCGCGGCCGACCATAGCCAATCTAAAACAAGTTGTTGATGACGCGCTTGTCTTATTTAGAGAGGCGCACAAGAGTGTGGCGTTTTCAGTTGTTGTAGACCCTGATTTGCCTGAATTTATGTTTGATCCTGATCAAATAAAAAGAGTTGTTACAAACCTTGTGGACAATGCCGTAGAGGCAACCAAGGATTTAGCAAAACCAGAAGTCTCAATAAAAATTAACTACGATTCAAAGACGAAAGTGGTGAAGTTGGTCACCGAAGACAATGGAACGGGTATTCCAAGGCACATGATGGACCGCATATTTGAGCCTTATGTCACCACAAAAGACCACGGCACAGGCTTGGGTTTGGCTATTGTGAAGCGCACCGTCGAGGATCACAATGGATATATTCGAGCATTTCGCAATCAGCCAAACGGTACAAGAATTGTTATTGAGCTGCCGGTGGTTGTAGCTGATACTGAAAAACAAAATTTAGCTCAGGTGTTGTTTGATTCGAAAAAGCTAACGGATCAGGGGTTAGATACATGA
- a CDS encoding 6,7-dimethyl-8-ribityllumazine synthase, which yields MTEIKQGDLSVDATWTIGVVTSRFNPLVTEPLEQGALDKLLELGCTKEQLRIVRVPGAVEIPLAAKALLQQGCDAVVALGAVIRGETSHYDYVCNSVERGCSQLQLDFNRPVAFGVLTTENRDQALARVGGAKGHKGAEAAEVAIEMLNLLNLISNNMA from the coding sequence ATGACAGAAATTAAACAGGGAGACCTTTCGGTTGATGCCACATGGACTATTGGAGTTGTCACCTCACGATTTAACCCACTGGTGACAGAGCCGCTAGAGCAAGGCGCCCTTGATAAGCTTTTAGAGTTGGGCTGCACGAAAGAACAATTAAGAATTGTTCGCGTTCCAGGGGCAGTAGAAATACCCCTTGCAGCTAAGGCCCTTTTGCAGCAGGGCTGTGACGCGGTGGTGGCGTTGGGGGCAGTCATTCGTGGTGAGACTTCGCACTATGATTATGTATGTAACTCGGTAGAGCGGGGATGCTCTCAGTTGCAGTTAGACTTCAATCGCCCGGTGGCATTTGGGGTTCTCACCACGGAGAATCGTGATCAGGCCCTTGCGCGAGTAGGGGGAGCCAAGGGGCATAAGGGGGCTGAGGCTGCAGAAGTGGCCATTGAAATGCTTAATTTATTGAATTTAATTTCCAACAATATGGCTTAA
- the ribB gene encoding 3,4-dihydroxy-2-butanone-4-phosphate synthase, giving the protein MHTTAELIEDIRSGKMVILVDDEDRENEGDLVIASDFITPEAINFMATQARGLICLAMTAEQIKRLGIPQMVSDDINFSPNKTAFTVSIEAASGVSTGISAADRSHTIRVASHPSASPRDIIVPGHVFPIRAQEGGVLKRAGHTEASVDLARLAGLNSAAVICEIMKADGSMARVPDLKAFAQEHNLKMGTIEDLIQYRIENESFVEEKACAELPSSLGQGFKVHVFENKLDGYEHLVISKGPIDPNAPVLVRVHTECLVGDLFGSLRTRSGEYLRRSIDLINQEGAGLLVYLRLESMEGRLVKRIEAYARADQGEVVSERQKQGFRSDKKDYGIGAQILRAMGVRKIRLMSNSPKKRVGLKGYGLEIVETIEVPIDTDPLRLLVNESEPTDGERAWS; this is encoded by the coding sequence ATGCATACGACCGCAGAGCTCATAGAAGACATTCGTTCGGGAAAAATGGTCATCCTGGTGGATGATGAAGACCGCGAAAATGAAGGTGATTTAGTCATTGCTTCAGATTTTATCACTCCAGAGGCCATTAATTTTATGGCCACTCAAGCCCGAGGTCTAATTTGTCTTGCTATGACGGCGGAACAAATAAAGCGTTTGGGTATTCCCCAAATGGTCAGCGACGACATTAATTTTTCTCCCAACAAAACGGCCTTTACAGTGAGTATTGAAGCGGCGTCTGGGGTATCCACTGGTATATCGGCAGCTGATCGGTCGCACACAATTCGGGTGGCCTCTCATCCTTCGGCATCGCCACGGGATATTATTGTCCCTGGGCATGTTTTTCCCATTCGTGCTCAAGAGGGTGGAGTATTAAAGCGGGCGGGTCATACCGAGGCCAGCGTCGATTTGGCACGATTGGCGGGCCTTAACTCTGCGGCGGTGATTTGTGAAATCATGAAAGCAGATGGGTCAATGGCGCGGGTTCCTGATTTAAAGGCCTTTGCTCAAGAGCATAATTTGAAAATGGGTACGATTGAGGATCTGATTCAATACAGAATTGAAAATGAGTCCTTTGTAGAAGAAAAAGCCTGTGCTGAATTGCCGTCGTCATTGGGGCAAGGGTTCAAGGTACATGTCTTTGAAAACAAATTAGACGGCTATGAGCACCTCGTGATTTCTAAGGGGCCGATTGACCCCAATGCCCCCGTTTTAGTTCGGGTTCACACAGAATGCCTTGTGGGAGATTTATTTGGGAGTTTGCGAACCAGAAGTGGCGAGTATCTTCGTCGCTCCATTGATCTTATCAATCAAGAGGGCGCAGGCCTTCTTGTATATTTGCGGCTTGAAAGCATGGAGGGTCGCCTCGTTAAGCGCATAGAGGCTTATGCCAGAGCTGATCAAGGTGAAGTGGTCTCCGAACGACAAAAGCAGGGGTTTCGATCAGACAAAAAAGACTATGGTATTGGTGCTCAGATTCTAAGGGCCATGGGAGTTCGAAAGATTAGGCTGATGAGCAATAGCCCCAAAAAAAGAGTGGGCCTAAAGGGTTATGGTTTAGAGATTGTAGAAACAATAGAGGTCCCCATTGACACAGATCCGCTTCGATTACTTGTCAATGAGAGTGAGCCAACAGATGGAGAGCGAGCTTGGTCATGA
- a CDS encoding riboflavin synthase, translating to MFSGIIEATSSLAAFTLKSGAAEVQIVRPNDFNDLRLGDSISVDGVCLTVEAMDEQTVQFTLAAETLQVTGWNPENWGKLKVNLERSLRLGDRIHGHLVTGHVDAMGEVLGHTYNGESLILTVKYPEALDQLIWPKGSVALNGVSLTVNQVEAGCFQVCLIPETLRRTNLSLLQVGDKVTIEVDNLARGLLKQQAAARVSQ from the coding sequence ATGTTTTCTGGGATTATAGAAGCCACATCTAGCCTAGCGGCCTTCACTCTCAAATCGGGAGCCGCCGAGGTCCAAATTGTCCGCCCTAATGATTTCAATGACTTAAGATTAGGTGACAGTATTTCTGTAGATGGCGTCTGTTTGACGGTAGAGGCCATGGATGAGCAAACCGTTCAATTCACATTGGCGGCCGAGACTTTGCAGGTTACAGGGTGGAACCCAGAAAACTGGGGAAAATTGAAAGTGAATTTAGAGCGTTCCCTCCGTTTAGGTGATCGCATTCATGGCCACCTGGTGACCGGCCATGTGGATGCTATGGGCGAGGTTTTAGGTCACACATACAATGGTGAAAGTTTGATTTTAACAGTGAAGTATCCCGAGGCTCTCGACCAGCTCATTTGGCCGAAGGGCAGTGTCGCCCTTAATGGCGTGAGTTTGACGGTGAATCAGGTGGAGGCCGGTTGTTTTCAGGTGTGCTTGATACCCGAGACTTTACGACGAACGAACCTTTCACTTTTGCAGGTGGGCGATAAAGTCACCATAGAAGTGGACAATTTGGCACGTGGACTGTTGAAGCAGCAAGCCGCCGCGAGAGTGAGTCAATAA